From the Sanguibacter sp. HDW7 genome, the window GCCGTCGTCGTGCGCCCCGAGCACGGGCTCTACCACGAGGTCTCCCGCGAGGTCATGACGATCCTGCGTGACGTCACGAGCATCGTCGAGCAGCTGAGCGTCGACGAGGCGTTCCTCGACGTCCGTGGCGCACGGCGCAGGCTCGGTCCTCCCGTGGTCATCGCGGAGGGCATCCGTGAGCGGATCGCCCGCACGCTCGGCATCACGTGCTCGGTCGGCATCGCCTCGACGAAGTTCGTCGCGAAGCTCGCGTCCGTCCACGCGAAGCCCGACGGCCTCCTCCTCGTGCCGCGCGCAGCGACCGTCCCGTTCCTGCGCTCCCTGCCCGTCGGGGCGCTGTGGGGCGTGGGGGAGCGCACGGAGGAGCGGCTCGCGCGGTTCGGCCTCACGACGGTCGCGCAGCTTGCGGACACCGACGTCCAGGTGCTCCAGGGAGCGATCGGCAGGTCGGCGGGGGCGCGCCTCCACGATCTCGCGTGGGGTCGTGACCCGCGTCCCGTCGAGCCGACCCGCGTCGAGAAGAGCCTCGGGGCGGAGTCGACGTTCGACCACGACCGCTCGGACCTCACCGAGGTCGAGGCCCGGCTGCTCGGCCTCGCGGACCATGTCGCGGCCCGGCTGCGCCGGCACGGCCAGGTCGGCCGCGTCGTCGCGCTCAAGGTCCGCACGAGCGACTTCCGCACGCTCAGCCGGTCACGGACGCTCGATGCCCCGACGGACGTCGGGCGCGAGATCTACCTCGCGGCGCGTGAGCTCCTTGCGGGCGTCGACCTGCGGGGGCTCCCGGTCCGGCTCGTCGGCGTCCGGCTCGAAGGACTTGCGGCCCGGGAGGGCGTCCCGCTGCAGGCGACGCTCGAGGAGGCGTCGGACGGCACCGTCGAGAGGCGGCGCGAGGCCGAGGCTGCGATGGACCTGGTGCGTGAACGTTTCGGGCGTGCGGCCATCGGGCCGGGCGCCGCGAGCCTCGTCCACCGCGTCGACCGAGAGGTCTCGTCCGGCAACGGGTGACGGCGTGGGCCGCCCGGTTCTGCGCGACGCTCAGGGTGTCGCGAGTCTCCACGGCTGTGCGTCGTGGGACGCCCCGGTTGCACGTCGTGGAACGCCTGGAGGGGTGGGCAAGGTCCCTACGAGGGGCGAGGTGCCGACCGTCACCCGGGCACCGGGTACAACTTCTGCCGGAACCGACCTATCCTGGGGGTGACCGCCTGAACCGAACGATGAAGCGGGGTGCCCATGCCACTGTCCGAGTACGAGCAGCGCGTGCTCGAGCAGATGGAGCGTCAGCTCTCCGCCGACGACCCGAAGCTCGCCACGACGCTCACCACACCCCGTCGACGCACGGGGCGCAAGGTCGTCATCGCCGTCGTCAGTGTCCTCGTCGGGCTCGTCCTCCTTGTCCTCGGAGTTTTCAAGAGCCTCGTCGTCGTCGGCATCCTCGGCTTCCTCGTGATGTTCGGGGGCGTCGCGTACGCGGTTCTTGCACCGTCCGCGTCGGCGGAGCCCGCTGGACCCCAGGGCGTCGTCACCGACTCCGGCCATGTCAAGGCGCGCGCCCGTGGGCGTGACCAGGGCAAGGCTCGCGGCGAGAGCTTCATGCAGCGTATGGAGCAGCGCTGGGACAAGCGCAGGGACAGCGGCCTCTGACAGTCGGATCTCAGCTCACGGAAGGGCCCCACGCACACGGTGCGTGGGGCCCTTCCGTCGTCCTGCGCAGGCTGCACTCACGTCCGCACGTCCGCACGTCTGCATGCCTGCACGCCCGGACAAGCGCACGCTGCCGCGCTGACGCTCGGTCCGGCCTTCCGTGATCGCGTGCTCAGCCTCGCGACGGCGTGACGGCGTGACGGCGCGACGGTATGACGCCGTATCCACGTCGACCGCGGCGTGCTCTGCGTCATGACACTGTGACCTCGTCGACCGTGGCGGTCTCGGTCGTGGCGGCGCGACCTCGTCGATCGCGGCGCGCTCAGCGTCGAGACGCCGTGACCTCGTCGACAGCGACGGCCTCGGTCGCGTCGACCGCGCCCCCGTCGGCCCCCGGACCGTCGACGGAGCCAGCCCGTCGTCGCGCACGGAGGAGAGCGAGCTCCTCGAGCGCGGACTTCTCCAGATCCGCGACCTCGTCAGGGGCCGGCACGGGTGAGCCGGGAGCGTATCGTGCGCGCTCGACCGCGCGGGCGAGCGCGACGATCCCGCCGGTCGGGCCGCCGACCCGCTCGGCGAAGGAACGTGTCGTCTCTCCGGCAGCCGGGGCAAGGTTGTCGCGGTGGGCCGCGCGGAGCACGGCGCGCCAGGCGGCCTCGACGTCGCGGCGTGCCTCCGCCCGGCGGCGCAGGAGGAACGCACCGCCGCCTGCGAGAACGAGGACGAGCGTGGCGAGGCCTCCGACGAGCCAGGTGCGAGTCCCGCCGGCGCCGGAGGGCTGCTGGGCGGTGGGTCGCGAGCTCGGTCCGGTCGGGCGTCCGGTCGGGGTCTGGCTGGGCGTCGCGGTCGCGACCGTCGGCTCCTCGGTCGGTGCGACCGTCGCGTCGGGCTCGGGGACCGTGTAGTCGGGGGCGAGACCCGACTGCGAGCCGGGCGT encodes:
- the dinB gene encoding DNA polymerase IV, producing MSRGPRADLRGRSWGDEDEGCNVLHVDMDAFFALVELARRPELRGRPVIVGGAERGVVLSATYEARAFGVRSAMPMAAAVRLCPQAVVVRPEHGLYHEVSREVMTILRDVTSIVEQLSVDEAFLDVRGARRRLGPPVVIAEGIRERIARTLGITCSVGIASTKFVAKLASVHAKPDGLLLVPRAATVPFLRSLPVGALWGVGERTEERLARFGLTTVAQLADTDVQVLQGAIGRSAGARLHDLAWGRDPRPVEPTRVEKSLGAESTFDHDRSDLTEVEARLLGLADHVAARLRRHGQVGRVVALKVRTSDFRTLSRSRTLDAPTDVGREIYLAARELLAGVDLRGLPVRLVGVRLEGLAAREGVPLQATLEEASDGTVERRREAEAAMDLVRERFGRAAIGPGAASLVHRVDREVSSGNG
- a CDS encoding DUF3040 domain-containing protein, yielding MPLSEYEQRVLEQMERQLSADDPKLATTLTTPRRRTGRKVVIAVVSVLVGLVLLVLGVFKSLVVVGILGFLVMFGGVAYAVLAPSASAEPAGPQGVVTDSGHVKARARGRDQGKARGESFMQRMEQRWDKRRDSGL